A window of Ammospiza nelsoni isolate bAmmNel1 chromosome 19, bAmmNel1.pri, whole genome shotgun sequence contains these coding sequences:
- the POLG2 gene encoding DNA polymerase subunit gamma-2, mitochondrial: MALGSRQGCRWCGRAALGQPRRWRVPEPAGCSARPYSEGGGASEAAGGAELLEVCWRRLFLRGGSGPLPWSAYLSGRHPGFGPLGAALRANLAAQWWDSALPVREQVFPVDAPLHGPPGALRDAQGLRLLHPETLREALQGCGQSPGGPGLDEVLGAAGLLRESLLPGVLAQYVSCLELVNKRLPCGLAQIGVCFHSVPESEHSVSGNEQHNKNLTRIGERTTSLLAWFSSPRTAGQWLDYWLRQRLQWWRKFAVGPSNFSSSDFQDEEGRRGFKLHYSFPWGTETIETLKNLGDTELLQLYPGERSKLLGRDGRRNVIPHVLCVNGNLDRGVLAYLFDSLQVVENPLTAKKNSQRKVLKLHPCLAPLKVALDVGKGPTTELRQVCQGLFNELTENGISVWPGYLETVHVSLEHLYTKYDEMSIPFMVLISDGTLENGVVQLRSRDTTMKEMMHISRLKDFLTKYVTSAKNV, encoded by the exons ATGGCGCTGGGCTCTCGCCAAGGCTGCCGCTGGTGCGGCCGCGCCGCCCTGGGACAGCCGAGGCGGTGGCGAGTCCCGGAGCCGGCCGGGTGCTCGGCGCGGCCGTACTCGGAGGGCGGCGGTGCTTCCGAGGCGGCGGGTGGGGcggagctgctggaggtgtgCTGGCGGCGGCTTTTCCTACGGGGCGGCTCGGGGCCGCTGCCCTGGAGCGCTTACCTGAGCGGCCGCCACCCCGGCTTCGGGCCGCTGGGCGCGGCGCTGCGCGCTAACCTGGCGGCGCAGTGGTGGGACTCGGCGCTGCCCGTGCGGGAGCAGGTGTTCCCCGTGGATGCCCCGCTCCACGGCCCGCCCGGCGCTCTGCGGGACGCGCAGGGGCTGCGGCTGCTGCACCCGGAGACGCTGCGCGAAGCcctccagggctgtgggcagagccctggcGGCCCGGGCCTGGATGAAGTCCTGGGGGCCGCGGGGCTGCTGCGGGAGAGCCTCCTGCCCG GTGTTCTGGCACAATATGTCAGCTGCTTAGAGCTGGTGAACAAAAGACTGCCCTGTGGCCTTGCTCAGATTGGAGTGTGCTTTCATTCTGTTCCAGAAAGTGAACATTCTGTTTCAGGAAATGAACAACACAACAAAAACCTGACAAG AATAGGCGAGAGGACCACGTCTCTGCTTGCCTGGTTTAGTTCTCCCAGAACTGCAGGACAGTGGCTCGATTACTGGCTACGCCAGAGGCTCCAGTGGTGGAGAAAG TTTGCTGTCGGCCCCTCTAACTTCAGCAGCAGTGACTTTCAGGATGAAGAAGGCAGAAGAGGATTTAAGTTACATTATAGCTTTCCCTGGGGGACAGAAACAATAGAAACGTTGAAGAACCTTGGTGATACTGAACTGTTACAGCTGTATCCAGGAGAGAGATCGAAATTACTT gGCCGAGATGGAAGGAGGAATGTCATCCCTCATGTTCTGTGTGTGAATGGGAATCTGGACCGAGGAGTGTTAGCTTATCTCTTTGATTCTCTACAGGTGGTTGAGAATCCattaacagcaaagaaaaattctcAGAGAAAG gTACTTAAGCTTCATCCTTGCTTAGCACCCCTTAAAGTGGCCTTGGATGTAGGAAAAGGTCCAACAACAGAGCTGAGGCAG GTTTGTCAAGGATTGTTCAATGAGCTgacagaaaatggaatttctgtATGGCCAGGTTATCTGGAAACTGTGCACGTGTCTCTGGAACATCTTTATACAAA GTATGATGAGATGAGCATTCCCTTCATGGTCTTGATAAGTGATGGCACTCTAGAGAATGGAGTGGTCCAGCTGAGAAGCAGAGACACCACCATGAAGGAAATGATGCACATTTCCAGGCTGAAGGACTTTCTAACTAAGTATGTTACATCAGCCAAAAATGTGTAA